A section of the Gemmatimonadales bacterium genome encodes:
- a CDS encoding LptF/LptG family permease, protein MSLRSFGVLDRYVLKQWCITFVISAFGVPAVAVIIDLSERFARLSDAHVPVNQIFLGELFLFPSKMAILVPAAVLFATVFTLNALGRHSELTAVQGGGISFYRLIAPMLILATIAVPADFELQELASYSTTRQKELHHEKASARDQFRSSFAYASPSGWTWGIKEMHAQPPRAIGFVGEGAQTAAGQRWTVAADSAVWIPSKGWWSLRRGNAYLVSDSLDVLATFQFRSMRLRPFSESPAALMTQDKKAEEMTTAELRDYLKRLKLSGADPGALGVELPLKYAVPVACLIVALFGAPLAITNARAGAAIGLAIALGTTLAYLTGLQIMKAVGGKGIIDYHVAAWSMNVVFLLIAVVLLARVKS, encoded by the coding sequence ATGAGTCTTCGTTCCTTCGGCGTCCTCGATCGCTACGTCCTGAAGCAATGGTGCATCACCTTCGTCATCTCCGCCTTCGGCGTGCCGGCGGTCGCGGTCATCATCGATCTGTCGGAACGCTTTGCGCGCCTCTCCGACGCGCACGTTCCCGTCAACCAGATCTTCCTGGGCGAGCTCTTTCTCTTCCCATCCAAGATGGCGATCCTCGTCCCCGCCGCAGTCCTCTTCGCGACGGTCTTCACCCTCAACGCGCTGGGCCGCCACAGCGAGCTGACGGCGGTCCAGGGTGGCGGGATTTCGTTCTACCGCCTCATCGCGCCGATGCTGATCCTCGCCACGATCGCGGTACCGGCGGATTTTGAATTGCAGGAGCTGGCGTCGTACAGCACGACGCGCCAGAAGGAGCTGCACCATGAGAAGGCGTCGGCGCGCGATCAATTCCGGAGCTCCTTCGCGTACGCATCGCCGAGCGGATGGACCTGGGGGATCAAGGAGATGCACGCCCAGCCGCCGCGGGCGATCGGCTTTGTCGGCGAAGGCGCGCAGACAGCGGCCGGGCAGCGCTGGACTGTCGCCGCCGACAGCGCTGTGTGGATCCCGTCGAAGGGGTGGTGGTCACTCCGGCGCGGCAACGCCTATCTCGTGTCGGATTCTCTCGACGTCCTGGCGACCTTCCAGTTCAGGAGCATGCGGCTCAGGCCGTTCAGCGAATCACCGGCCGCGCTGATGACCCAGGACAAGAAGGCCGAGGAGATGACCACCGCCGAATTGCGGGACTATCTCAAGCGCCTCAAGCTCTCAGGCGCCGACCCGGGAGCTCTCGGCGTCGAATTGCCGCTCAAGTACGCCGTGCCGGTTGCCTGCCTTATCGTGGCCCTCTTCGGCGCCCCGCTTGCCATCACCAACGCCCGCGCGGGCGCCGCGATCGGCCTCGCCATCGCGCTCGGCACGACGCTGGCGTACCTCACCGGCCTGCAGATCATGAAGGCGGTCGGCGGCAAGGGAATCATCGACTATCACGTCGCCGCGTGGTCGATGAATGTCGTCTTCCTTCTCATCGCCGTGGTGCTCCTCGCCAGAGTGAAGTCGTAA
- a CDS encoding ABC transporter transmembrane domain-containing protein translates to MRNGSRRALVPQSVRRLWPRVRPYRVGLYIATITLIMASSITLAFPLVAQHLLDAAFVQHDHQLLDRIAEALGALFIFQSILNYIQVYFLSATGERAIAGLRRELFGKLLEMPPAFFADRRTGELTSRLTIDVGLVQAIMSNQLAEFARQGLVLVGSVVILFIMQWKLMLTTLGVVPVIIASGFFFGRRLKRMTTTVQDQVADATAVAEEAFSQIRVVQGFAQEEYERGRYGSQITQMVTTALKRARTRALFFGMLTFTVFGGVTVVLWQGGRMVLAGDLTPGKLMSFLLYSINIAASIGGLTSFYAAYQEAIGAADRVFGLLERSPEIADPVAPAVLPKPVRGEVEFRDVAFRYQAGTTALTLENLSLQMRPGEVVALVGPSGAGKTTIASLLPRFWDVEGGAVLLDGIDVRHLALGDLRRAIGTVPQEPVLFSGTIADNIAYARPDATAEEIEAAARVANAHEFVDRLPERYSTLVGERGVKLSGGQRQRIAIARAVLKDPAVLILDEATSSLDNESERLVEAALERLLYGRTTLIIAHRLSTVQRADRLVVLDRGRIVEEGTHAELLRNGGIYAKLFQMQWRNGEDISAAMAAMQ, encoded by the coding sequence GTGCGAAACGGCAGTCGCCGGGCCCTCGTTCCCCAATCGGTGCGCAGGCTCTGGCCGCGGGTGCGGCCGTACCGCGTCGGGCTCTATATCGCGACGATCACCCTGATCATGGCGTCGTCGATCACGCTGGCGTTCCCGCTCGTGGCGCAGCATCTCCTCGACGCCGCGTTCGTCCAGCACGACCACCAGCTCCTCGACCGGATCGCGGAAGCGCTGGGCGCACTCTTCATCTTCCAGTCGATCCTCAACTACATCCAGGTCTATTTCCTCTCCGCCACCGGGGAACGCGCGATCGCCGGGTTGCGCCGTGAACTCTTCGGCAAGCTGCTGGAGATGCCACCGGCGTTCTTTGCTGACCGCCGCACCGGCGAACTGACCTCACGGCTCACCATCGATGTCGGGCTGGTGCAGGCGATCATGAGCAACCAGCTGGCCGAATTTGCGCGGCAGGGGCTGGTGCTCGTCGGCAGCGTGGTGATCCTCTTCATCATGCAGTGGAAGCTGATGCTCACCACCCTCGGCGTCGTTCCGGTGATCATCGCGTCGGGATTCTTCTTCGGACGCCGCCTCAAGCGGATGACCACCACGGTGCAGGATCAGGTCGCCGACGCCACGGCGGTCGCCGAAGAAGCGTTCTCGCAGATCCGGGTGGTCCAGGGATTCGCGCAGGAGGAGTACGAGCGGGGACGGTACGGCAGCCAGATCACGCAGATGGTCACGACGGCGCTCAAGCGCGCCAGGACGCGAGCACTCTTCTTCGGGATGCTCACCTTCACCGTCTTCGGCGGCGTCACGGTGGTACTGTGGCAGGGCGGGCGGATGGTGCTCGCCGGTGATCTCACTCCCGGCAAGTTGATGTCGTTCCTGCTGTACAGCATCAACATCGCGGCCTCGATCGGCGGGCTCACCTCGTTCTACGCGGCGTATCAGGAAGCGATTGGCGCGGCGGATCGTGTCTTCGGACTCCTCGAGCGGTCGCCGGAGATCGCCGATCCGGTCGCGCCGGCGGTGCTGCCGAAGCCGGTGCGCGGCGAGGTGGAGTTCCGCGATGTCGCCTTCCGCTATCAGGCGGGAACCACGGCGCTCACGTTGGAGAATCTCTCGCTCCAGATGCGCCCCGGCGAGGTCGTGGCACTGGTCGGACCGTCGGGTGCGGGAAAGACGACGATCGCATCGCTGCTGCCCCGTTTCTGGGATGTCGAAGGCGGCGCTGTATTGCTCGATGGCATAGACGTCCGCCATCTCGCGCTCGGTGACCTTCGCCGCGCGATCGGCACGGTGCCGCAGGAACCGGTGCTCTTCAGCGGGACGATCGCCGACAACATCGCCTACGCGCGTCCCGATGCCACGGCGGAGGAGATCGAAGCGGCGGCACGGGTCGCCAACGCGCACGAATTCGTCGACCGGCTCCCCGAGCGGTACAGCACGCTGGTCGGTGAACGCGGCGTCAAGCTCTCGGGCGGCCAGCGCCAGCGGATTGCGATCGCGCGCGCAGTGCTCAAGGATCCGGCGGTGCTGATCCTCGACGAGGCGACGAGTTCGCTCGACAACGAGAGCGAACGGCTGGTCGAAGCGGCGCTGGAGCGGCTTCTCTACGGCAGGACGACGCTGATCATCGCGCACCGGCTGAGCACGGTGCAGCGCGCCGACCGGCTGGTGGTCCTCGATCGCGGCCGGATCGTGGAGGAGGGAACCCACGCGGAATTGCTGCGCAACGGTGGCATCTACGCCAAGCTCTTCCAGATGCAGTGGCGCAACGGCGAGGATATCTCGGCGGCGATGGCGGCGATGCAGTAG
- a CDS encoding LptF/LptG family permease codes for MRLISRHILRSLTGPFLWGVAALTGMMLLQSLPPLIERFGGRSLPAWIMVEAVLLFLPALVALTLPMAVLVSTLYGYSQLAAALEMVAMYANGISVWRMARPALLAATCVAVVNFLVYDQLCPRSNARLVNLQQAAMSKSPTLALQQQVLNVLPAPSGYVLRADRIDPVSGGMHNVTIFDLPFYENTRRLIIADSGTMSESANGTDLVLLLHHGEIYEFANDQSGQLQQTQFVNNKVTIRNVQTQLDLAGNQTNRGEKELSSCELLDMNGPQQWSVDNQRRQIEQYTASDLRILSGLGALPPPSARAPVKFAPHCGAYRKVEAWFKRLMLPQQAAAQTPQKPVAQSPQKPVAPTPQQPVAPPSTAPHGSPLNTNGTVLQPQRFLVPPIVPVTNGLSTTAQQVSDLRDGLHSTVETVRRYQVEYHQRFAIPLASFCFVLIGMALALKYPGSGIGLVIGGSLVIFLGFYILLQGGENIARTGALNPAVALYSPLILFTAAGILALASANREMGTSRTGGPFTAIAEFVRGLRRGR; via the coding sequence ATGCGCCTGATTTCCCGCCACATCCTGCGGTCTCTGACGGGCCCCTTTCTGTGGGGTGTTGCGGCGCTCACGGGGATGATGCTGTTGCAGTCACTCCCGCCATTGATCGAGCGCTTCGGCGGGCGATCGCTCCCCGCCTGGATCATGGTCGAAGCTGTACTTCTCTTCCTGCCGGCGCTGGTGGCGCTCACCCTGCCAATGGCGGTCCTCGTCAGCACGCTATATGGCTACAGCCAGCTCGCCGCCGCCCTCGAAATGGTGGCGATGTACGCCAACGGCATCTCCGTCTGGCGGATGGCGCGCCCGGCACTCCTCGCAGCCACCTGCGTCGCCGTCGTCAACTTCCTGGTGTACGATCAGCTCTGCCCTCGCAGCAACGCCCGCCTGGTCAACCTCCAGCAAGCGGCGATGAGCAAGTCACCGACGCTGGCGCTGCAGCAGCAGGTGCTCAACGTCCTGCCGGCCCCGTCGGGATACGTCCTCCGCGCCGACCGCATCGATCCGGTCAGTGGCGGGATGCACAATGTCACGATCTTCGATCTCCCCTTCTATGAGAACACCCGGCGCCTGATCATCGCCGACAGCGGCACCATGTCCGAATCGGCGAACGGTACCGACCTGGTCCTCCTCCTGCACCACGGCGAGATCTACGAATTCGCCAACGATCAATCGGGCCAGCTGCAGCAGACGCAGTTCGTCAACAACAAGGTCACGATTCGCAATGTCCAGACGCAGCTGGACCTGGCCGGCAACCAGACCAATCGCGGTGAGAAGGAGCTGAGCAGCTGCGAACTCCTCGACATGAACGGTCCGCAGCAATGGAGCGTCGACAACCAGCGACGACAGATCGAACAGTACACCGCCAGCGACTTGCGGATCCTCTCGGGCCTCGGCGCCCTTCCGCCTCCGTCGGCCCGCGCACCGGTCAAGTTCGCACCGCACTGCGGCGCCTATCGCAAGGTCGAGGCGTGGTTCAAGCGGTTGATGCTGCCGCAGCAGGCGGCGGCACAGACACCGCAGAAGCCAGTGGCACAATCACCGCAGAAGCCGGTGGCTCCAACACCGCAGCAACCAGTGGCACCGCCATCAACTGCACCGCACGGGTCGCCACTCAATACAAACGGCACCGTCCTCCAGCCGCAACGTTTCCTCGTGCCGCCGATCGTTCCCGTGACGAACGGCCTCAGCACCACCGCGCAACAGGTCAGTGATCTGCGCGACGGCCTCCACAGCACCGTGGAGACGGTTCGCCGGTACCAGGTGGAGTATCACCAGCGTTTTGCGATTCCGCTCGCGTCATTCTGCTTCGTCCTGATCGGCATGGCACTGGCGCTCAAGTATCCCGGCAGCGGGATCGGACTCGTCATCGGCGGGTCGCTGGTCATCTTCCTCGGCTTCTACATCCTGCTGCAGGGTGGTGAGAACATCGCGCGCACCGGGGCGCTCAACCCCGCCGTCGCCCTCTACTCGCCGCTGATCCTCTTTACTGCGGCCGGTATCCTCGCGCTCGCATCGGCGAACCGGGAGATGGGCACGTCACGCACCGGCGGACCGTTCACGGCGATCGCCGAATTCGTGCGCGGATTGCGGCGGGGACGATGA
- a CDS encoding carboxypeptidase regulatory-like domain-containing protein, with translation MQRIVRLMLASAAAFLVLLIAPGTAMAQGATTGAIGGFVQDSAGNPIPNATVRAASSSTGLTRSAVSGSNGRYVISGLEVDHYKVSATAIGYKPKEEGDVRVTLSNTTQQSFSMEHLAVQLQEIVANAAPSTGDFGTSRTGAQTTVSDTMIRRLPTLNRQLEDFIRLTPEITTTPQASGGTTGQAISIAGQNNRFNSIQVDGTDQQDRFGLGNTGELGGQASGRGISLEAVKEFDVVLAPYNVTQGGFTGGLVNAVTKNGTNTVAATAFYTFRNQDIASNVPFIANSQFSIKEFGGSIGGPIIKDKLHFFVAGELNRATKPAAGPYLGQSASITPGPPIDQATFDRFTQILGTYGIPGGSAGLINDQNPITNLVARVDWTLSDKSRMVFRNIYDNAKGDDFSRSASTFSLTSNQFRRAEIDNSNSFQWFHNSTNGGNNEFQLGYIHQNFSRALSYVGPQIRVFSVPVASGSGTYSLIAGADSNSHINGLQQDIYEFHDDYTFPFKGNAAHLVTIGTRSDLYKSVDFFEQNLYGAWSFNGLDSLAAGNAHSYAVGLPRGGVDPAARFKTADLAFYLQDQWTVSPRFNVVYGLRGEAPVFLDKPVHSDSIANHFQRNTEEVPSNWLISPRVGFNYNSADGYTQIRGGIGTFAGIPPYVWMANLFTNNGFGLGQLTCASGSTAGPAPGLTAGEVGPGNNPQECANGAGLNSGQIGVVNTVDPSYKQAENLRATLGMDHKLPMGFVGTIDLTWTKVLEAPFMTNLDLDLAQSSIAVKTDPNGRVMYGTIAANGASTKALKPGVPNIYSGGAYDLENTTHGHAYSAAFSLKKAFSRSIAINASYTYSRSYSVQDFTSSVAASNFNFGWETAGNLLDKTTTAPAAWDQPSHLVAAVTYTAPWKKLPTDISFIYQGFSGIPFTYTYGKVGSASGDLNADGVSGNDPIFIPNTTNIDTTMFVNFTGSVGGGASRNISREEQADSFKSFVNQMSCLQDQQGKLMSRRSCRNPFFSTLDLSVRQSLPSLSGHKLTLEAEIFNFLNFLDGSWGQYRSNGTFQDVFLFTQTAMKADGTPIVRFDPNLANLNTRFPKVVNANNFWQAQLTLRYAF, from the coding sequence ATGCAGCGGATAGTGCGTCTGATGCTGGCCAGTGCGGCCGCGTTTCTGGTGCTGCTGATCGCGCCGGGAACGGCGATGGCCCAGGGGGCCACGACCGGTGCCATTGGCGGCTTCGTCCAGGACAGCGCCGGGAATCCCATTCCGAATGCGACCGTCCGGGCTGCGAGCAGCAGCACCGGGCTCACGCGGTCGGCAGTGAGCGGGTCGAACGGCCGCTACGTCATCAGCGGACTCGAAGTTGATCACTACAAAGTCTCGGCGACCGCGATCGGCTACAAGCCGAAAGAGGAAGGTGATGTTCGCGTCACGCTGAGCAACACCACGCAGCAGAGCTTCAGCATGGAGCACCTGGCGGTCCAGCTCCAGGAGATCGTGGCGAACGCCGCGCCGTCGACCGGTGATTTCGGCACCTCACGGACCGGCGCGCAGACGACCGTTTCCGACACGATGATCCGCCGGCTTCCGACCCTCAATCGCCAGCTGGAAGACTTCATCCGATTGACGCCGGAAATCACCACGACCCCGCAGGCGAGCGGCGGCACCACCGGCCAGGCGATCTCGATCGCCGGCCAGAACAACCGCTTCAATTCGATCCAGGTCGACGGGACCGATCAGCAGGACCGTTTCGGCCTCGGCAACACCGGTGAACTCGGTGGCCAGGCGAGCGGGCGCGGTATCTCGCTCGAAGCGGTCAAGGAGTTCGACGTGGTGCTGGCGCCGTACAACGTGACCCAGGGCGGCTTCACCGGCGGTCTGGTCAACGCCGTGACGAAGAACGGCACCAACACGGTGGCGGCGACGGCGTTCTACACCTTCCGCAACCAGGACATCGCCAGCAACGTGCCGTTCATCGCGAACTCGCAGTTCTCCATCAAGGAGTTCGGCGGGTCGATCGGCGGCCCGATCATCAAGGACAAGCTCCACTTCTTCGTGGCCGGCGAACTCAACCGCGCCACCAAGCCGGCGGCGGGACCGTACCTCGGCCAGTCCGCAAGCATCACCCCTGGGCCGCCGATCGACCAGGCAACGTTTGACCGGTTCACGCAGATCCTGGGAACGTACGGTATTCCCGGTGGCTCGGCGGGGCTGATCAACGACCAGAATCCGATCACCAACCTCGTCGCCCGCGTCGACTGGACGCTGAGCGACAAGTCGCGCATGGTCTTCCGCAACATCTACGACAATGCCAAGGGCGACGATTTCTCGCGCTCGGCGTCGACCTTCTCGTTGACGTCGAACCAGTTCCGCCGCGCCGAGATCGACAATTCCAATTCGTTCCAGTGGTTCCACAACAGCACCAATGGTGGCAACAACGAATTCCAGCTCGGCTACATCCACCAGAACTTCTCGCGGGCGCTGAGCTATGTCGGTCCGCAGATCCGCGTCTTCTCGGTGCCAGTGGCGTCGGGGTCGGGGACGTATTCGCTGATCGCCGGTGCGGACTCCAACTCGCACATCAACGGCCTGCAGCAGGACATCTACGAATTCCACGATGACTACACCTTCCCCTTCAAGGGGAATGCGGCGCACCTCGTCACCATCGGTACCCGCAGCGATCTCTACAAGTCGGTCGACTTCTTCGAACAGAATCTCTATGGCGCCTGGTCGTTCAACGGGCTCGATTCGCTGGCGGCGGGGAATGCGCACAGCTACGCGGTCGGTCTCCCGCGCGGCGGCGTCGATCCGGCGGCGCGATTCAAGACCGCCGATCTGGCGTTCTACCTGCAGGATCAATGGACGGTAAGTCCGCGCTTCAATGTGGTGTACGGTCTCCGGGGCGAGGCGCCGGTCTTCCTCGACAAGCCGGTGCACAGTGATTCGATCGCGAATCATTTCCAGCGCAACACCGAAGAAGTTCCGTCGAACTGGCTGATTTCCCCGCGGGTCGGCTTCAACTACAACAGCGCCGACGGTTATACGCAGATCCGCGGCGGTATCGGGACGTTCGCCGGGATTCCGCCGTACGTCTGGATGGCGAATCTCTTTACCAACAACGGCTTCGGCCTGGGCCAGCTCACCTGCGCCAGCGGGAGCACCGCGGGTCCGGCGCCTGGGCTCACGGCGGGTGAAGTGGGACCGGGGAACAACCCGCAGGAGTGCGCCAATGGTGCCGGCCTCAATTCGGGCCAGATCGGCGTCGTCAACACCGTCGATCCGTCGTACAAGCAGGCCGAAAATCTCCGCGCGACCCTCGGCATGGACCACAAGCTGCCGATGGGCTTTGTCGGGACGATCGACCTGACCTGGACCAAGGTTCTCGAGGCGCCGTTCATGACCAACCTCGACCTCGATCTGGCGCAGTCGTCGATCGCGGTGAAGACCGATCCGAATGGGCGGGTGATGTACGGCACGATCGCCGCGAACGGTGCCTCAACCAAGGCGCTCAAGCCGGGCGTGCCGAATATCTACAGCGGCGGCGCCTACGACCTCGAGAACACGACGCACGGTCATGCGTACAGCGCCGCGTTCTCGCTCAAGAAGGCGTTCTCGCGTTCAATCGCCATCAACGCGTCGTACACCTATTCGCGGTCATACTCGGTGCAGGACTTCACGTCGAGCGTGGCGGCGTCGAACTTCAACTTCGGCTGGGAAACCGCAGGGAACCTCCTCGACAAGACGACGACCGCTCCGGCGGCGTGGGATCAGCCGTCGCACCTCGTCGCTGCGGTGACCTACACCGCGCCGTGGAAGAAGCTCCCGACCGACATCTCGTTCATCTATCAGGGATTCTCGGGAATCCCGTTCACCTATACTTATGGCAAGGTTGGAAGTGCGAGCGGCGACCTCAACGCCGACGGCGTGAGCGGCAACGACCCGATCTTCATCCCCAACACGACGAACATCGACACCACCATGTTCGTCAACTTCACCGGATCGGTCGGTGGCGGCGCCTCGCGCAACATTTCGCGCGAAGAGCAGGCCGATTCGTTCAAGTCGTTCGTCAACCAGATGTCGTGCCTGCAGGACCAGCAGGGGAAGCTGATGTCGCGGCGCAGCTGCCGGAATCCGTTCTTCAGCACGCTCGACCTCTCGGTGCGGCAGTCGCTGCCGTCGCTCAGCGGCCACAAGCTGACGCTCGAGGCGGAGATCTTCAACTTCCTCAACTTCCTTGACGGGAGCTGGGGCCAGTACCGTTCCAACGGCACCTTCCAGGACGTCTTCCTCTTCACCCAGACGGCGATGAAGGCGGACGGAACGCCGATTGTCCGCTTCGACCCGAATCTCGCGAACCTCAACACCCGGTTCCCGAAGGTGGTCAACGCCAACAACTTCTGGCAGGCACAGCTGACATTGCGGTACGCCTTCTAG
- a CDS encoding amino acid permease, producing MTEPAVSEDRLPRNLGLWSAAAVLIGTTIGSGIFRVPSVVAKDVGAAGPMLLVWVLGGIVTLTGALSIAEMAAAFPRSGGIFAYILEAEGRFWAFLYGWAELTVIRASAIGGISSVFATYLAHFIPLDAQQQRYVAAIAVVLIAGLNYVGISYAAVLMNFTTVLKYGALVGLGLFAFAAGTPAAAAAPVTAVVTTSALLTALVPVMYTYDGWSNLSFIGGEVKNPGRYMPLALILGTGAIVVIYLLMNVAYLHLLPVSVIAATDRVADAAAGRIPLFGAAGGAIVSGIVMVSCFGSVNGSLMTGPRVFFAMSDRGLLFPVVARVSPRFKTPSVAIWLAAALAVLYVLQNSFAQLADRFVLGTWPFYALAVAGVFILRRRRPEMPRPYRTWGYPITPALFLVASVGMMVNAVVTNPRDNGFTFGIILAGVPVYWLWRWWESRRA from the coding sequence GTGACCGAGCCTGCCGTGTCCGAAGACCGTCTCCCGCGCAATCTGGGGCTCTGGAGCGCCGCTGCCGTGCTGATCGGGACGACGATCGGGAGCGGCATCTTCCGGGTGCCAAGCGTCGTGGCGAAGGACGTCGGCGCTGCCGGCCCGATGCTCCTGGTCTGGGTCCTCGGCGGGATCGTGACCCTGACCGGTGCCTTGTCGATTGCCGAGATGGCGGCGGCATTCCCGCGGTCGGGGGGGATCTTCGCCTACATCCTCGAAGCGGAGGGGCGCTTCTGGGCCTTTCTGTACGGGTGGGCCGAACTCACAGTGATCCGGGCGTCGGCGATCGGCGGGATATCATCAGTCTTTGCCACCTACCTCGCCCATTTCATCCCGCTCGACGCCCAGCAGCAGCGCTACGTGGCGGCGATCGCGGTCGTCCTGATCGCCGGACTCAACTACGTCGGGATCTCCTACGCCGCGGTGCTGATGAACTTCACCACCGTCCTCAAGTACGGCGCGCTGGTGGGGTTGGGGCTCTTCGCCTTCGCGGCGGGAACACCGGCTGCGGCCGCGGCCCCGGTGACGGCGGTGGTCACGACCTCGGCGCTGCTGACCGCGCTCGTTCCGGTGATGTACACCTACGATGGCTGGTCGAACCTCTCTTTCATCGGCGGCGAGGTGAAGAATCCCGGCCGCTACATGCCGCTGGCGCTGATCCTCGGCACCGGCGCGATCGTGGTGATCTATCTCCTGATGAATGTCGCGTACCTGCATCTCCTCCCGGTCTCGGTGATCGCAGCGACCGATCGCGTCGCCGACGCTGCGGCTGGGCGGATCCCGCTCTTTGGCGCGGCCGGCGGTGCGATCGTGTCGGGGATCGTCATGGTTTCATGTTTCGGGTCGGTGAACGGGTCGCTGATGACCGGGCCGCGGGTCTTCTTCGCGATGAGCGACCGCGGACTGCTTTTTCCGGTGGTGGCGCGGGTTTCACCGCGATTCAAGACGCCGTCGGTGGCGATCTGGCTCGCCGCCGCGCTGGCGGTGCTCTACGTGCTGCAGAACTCCTTCGCCCAGCTTGCCGACCGTTTCGTGCTCGGCACGTGGCCGTTTTACGCGCTGGCAGTGGCGGGGGTCTTCATCCTGCGGCGCCGGCGTCCGGAGATGCCGAGGCCGTACCGCACCTGGGGGTATCCGATCACGCCGGCGCTCTTTCTGGTGGCGTCGGTGGGGATGATGGTCAACGCGGTGGTGACCAATCCGCGCGACAATGGGTTCACCTTCGGAATCATTCTGGCGGGGGTCCCCGTATACTGGCTCTGGCGTTGGTGGGAGTCGCGCCGGGCCTGA
- a CDS encoding heme o synthase → MSNPAGARAEATAVRNPSLAADLVTLTKPRIISLLLITTIAPMFITPAGLPTWQQVAWVTLGGYLMAGGANAINMWFDRDIDDKMTRTRTRPIPSGRIPANAALLFGLTLGAVSFVLFWHFVNPLSAGLALAGLAFYVLVYTIWLKRSSPQNIVIGGAAGAFPPMVGWAAMTGSLSLGAAYLFAIIFYWTPPHFWALALNKQRDYGAAGVPMMPNVHGVHETKRQMLLYTLMLIPLTIMPSIVGVTGLVYGVAAVLLGARFVQLCWRIMREDGVTPTTWKLYKYSLSYLALLFVAMAADRWIPFGHRAPPPQMYILDKAPVANATPTPMSMPMADSGR, encoded by the coding sequence ATGTCAAACCCAGCTGGTGCGCGCGCGGAAGCGACCGCCGTCCGGAACCCGTCGCTCGCCGCCGACCTCGTCACGCTGACGAAGCCGCGCATCATCTCGCTCCTCCTGATCACGACGATCGCTCCGATGTTCATCACCCCGGCCGGACTGCCGACCTGGCAGCAAGTCGCGTGGGTGACCCTCGGCGGCTACCTGATGGCGGGGGGGGCCAACGCCATCAACATGTGGTTCGACCGGGATATCGACGACAAGATGACCCGCACCCGGACCCGGCCGATCCCGTCGGGGCGGATCCCGGCGAACGCGGCGCTCCTCTTCGGCCTGACCCTCGGCGCGGTCTCGTTCGTCCTCTTCTGGCACTTCGTGAATCCGCTCTCCGCCGGGCTCGCCCTCGCGGGGCTCGCCTTCTACGTCCTCGTCTATACCATCTGGCTCAAGCGCTCCTCGCCGCAGAACATCGTGATCGGCGGCGCCGCCGGCGCCTTCCCTCCGATGGTCGGCTGGGCGGCGATGACCGGATCACTTTCCCTCGGCGCGGCCTACCTCTTCGCGATCATCTTCTACTGGACACCGCCGCATTTCTGGGCGCTGGCGCTCAACAAGCAGCGCGACTACGGCGCAGCCGGCGTCCCGATGATGCCGAATGTCCATGGCGTGCACGAGACCAAGCGCCAGATGCTCCTGTATACGCTGATGCTGATCCCGCTCACGATCATGCCGTCGATCGTCGGCGTGACCGGGCTCGTCTACGGCGTCGCCGCGGTCCTCCTTGGTGCGCGCTTCGTGCAGCTCTGCTGGCGAATCATGCGCGAGGACGGCGTCACTCCAACGACGTGGAAGCTGTACAAGTACTCGCTCTCGTACCTGGCGCTCCTGTTCGTGGCGATGGCGGCCGACCGGTGGATTCCGTTCGGGCATCGCGCCCCGCCGCCGCAGATGTACATCCTCGACAAGGCGCCGGTCGCCAACGCCACGCCGACCCCGATGTCGATGCCAATGGCGGATTCGGGACGGTGA